Proteins encoded together in one Musa acuminata AAA Group cultivar baxijiao chromosome BXJ3-6, Cavendish_Baxijiao_AAA, whole genome shotgun sequence window:
- the LOC135641529 gene encoding probable serine/threonine-protein kinase PBL7 isoform X2: MGGCFPCTGEPKTDDKDPPDLPTDKSKSNLSLDVKKETLMNDKKELSSSGSGCIAAQTFTFRELAAATKNFRADCLLGEGGFGRVYKGRLESSNQIVAIKQLDRNGLQGNREFLVEVLMLSLLHHPNLVSLIGYCADGDQRLLVYEYMPLGSLEDHLHDLSPDKKRLDWNTRMKIAAGAAKGLEYLHDKASPPVIYRDLKCSNILLDEGYHPKLSDFGLAKLGPVGDNTHVSTRVMGTYGYCAPEYAMTGQLTLKSDIYSFGVVLLELITGRRAIDNSRAAGEHNLVAWARPLFKDRRKFSQVADPVLQGQYPPRGLYQALAVAAMCVQEQPAMRPLIADVVTALTYLASQTYNPDNQLSQSTSRLATPGTPPRTRRDIERKSGY, translated from the exons ATGGGAGGGTGCTTTCCCTGCACCGGAGAGCCGAAGACGGACGACAAGGATCCGCCCGACCTTCCGACAG ataaatcaaaatccaatctCTCGTTGGATGTTAAGAAAGAAACCTTAATGAATGATAAGAAAGAGCTGTCAAGTAGTGGATCAGGATGCATTGCTGCGCAGACATTTACATTTCGGGAACTGGCTGCAGCAACAAAGAATTTTAGAGCCGATTGCCTTCTGGGAGAAGGGGGATTTGGTCGAGTTTACAAGGGAAGATTAGAAAGTAGCAACCAG ATTGTGGCTATAAAGCAGCTTGATCGGAATGgcttgcaaggaaacagggaattTCTTGTTGAGGTTCTTATGTTGAGCCTACTTCACCATCCTAACCTTGTCAGCCTGATCGGCTATTGTGCAGACGGAGATCAAAGGCTTTTGGTTTATGAATATATGCCATTAGGATCACTGGAAGACCATCTTCACG ACCTTTCCCCAGACAAGAAGCGGCTTGACTGGAATACACGAATGAAAATAGCAGCTGGTGCAGCGAAAGGATTAGAGTATCTACATGATAAAGCCAGTCCTCCTGTTATATACCGTGATTTAAAATGCTCTAACATTTTGCTTGATGAGGGTTATCATCCTAAGTTGTCTGATTTTGGCTTGGCTAAGCTTGGTCCTGTAGGTGATAACACACATGTATCCACTAGGGTGATGGGTACATATGGATATTGTGCACCTGAATATGCAATGACAGGACAGTTGACACTAAAATCAGATATTTATAGCTTTGGAGTTGTTCTTTTAGAGCTTATCACTGGAAGAAGGGCGATTGACAATTCTAGAGCTGCAGGAGAGCACAATCTTGTTGCATGG GCACGACCATTGTTCAAAGACAGAAGAAAATTCTCACAGGTGGCTGATCCAGTGCTTCAGGGTCAGTATCCTCCAAGGGGTTTATATCAGGCGCTTGCAGTTGCTGCAATGTGTGTGCAGGAGCAACCAGCTATGCGGCCCCTAATAGCCGACGTCGTTACAGCTCTTACATACCTTGCTTCACAAACTTACAACCCCGACAACCAACTGAGTCAGAGCACCTCTCGCTTGGCCACACCGGGAACACCCCCTCGAACAAGAAGGGACATCGAGAGGAAGTCAGGATATTGA
- the LOC103987903 gene encoding probable protein phosphatase 2C 38 produces the protein MIGSSALMKIVSPCWKPVDGRGGRHGGSAARADGLLWYKDLGRHAVGEFSMAVVQANNLLEDGSQIESGPLSWNEAPHGTFVGVYDGHGGPEASRYITQHLFPNLKKFASEQEGMSVDVIRKAYSATEEGFISLVRKQWLSKPQMASVGSCCLTGVISGGMLYVANVGDSRAVLGRFDRGIREVTAVQMCAEHNASVESVREELCSLHPDDPQIVVLKHKVWRVKGLIQVSRSIGDAYLKDAEFNREPLLSKFRLPEPFQKPILSAEPSVVTHKLCPEDQYLIFASDGLWEHLSNQEAVDMIHNSPRSGIARRLVKAALKEAAKKREMRYSDLKKIDRGIRRHFHDDITVIVVFLDPTMISKNFYHGPVLSLKGAGVPV, from the exons ATGATCGGATCCTCCGCGCTGATGAAGATCGTGAGCCCTTGCTGGAAGCCAGTGGATGGGAGGGGCGGCCGCCACGGCGGGTCCGCTGCCCGCGCCGACGGCCTTCTATGGTACAAGGATCTCGGCCGCCACGCCGTCGGGGAATTCTCCATGGCGGTGGTGCAGGCGAACAACCTCTTGGAGGACGGGAGCCAGATCGAGTCCGGGCCGCTGAGTTGGAACGAGGCGCCCCACGGCACGTTCGTCGGGGTCTACGACGGGCACGGCGGTCCGGAGGCGTCCCGATACATCACGCAGCATTTGTTCCCGAACCTCAAAA AATTTGCTTCAGAACAAGAAGGCATGTCAGTAGATGTCATAAGGAAAGCATACTCAGCAACGGAAGAGGGCTTTATCTCTCTTGTGAGAAAGCAGTGGCTCAGTAAGCCACAGATGGCCTCCGTCGGTTCATGCTGTTTGACTGGTGTCATATCTGGGGGGATGCTTTATGTCGCAAATGTTGGAGATTCCCGTGCAGTGCTAGGGAGATTTGATAGAGGTATTAGAGAGGTAACAGCAGTACAAATGTGCGCTGAGCACAATGCGAGTGTTGAATCTGTGAGGGAGGAACTGTGTTCGCTGCATCCTGATGACCCACAGATTGTGGTTTTAAAGCACAAGGTTTGGAGGGTCAAAGGCCTTATACAG GTCTCAAGATCTATCGGAGATGCTTATTTGAAAGATGCAGAGTTCAACAGGGAGCCATTGCTATCGAAATTTCGGCTTCCTGAACCATTCCAAAAACCGATCCTTAGTGCTGAGCCATCAGTAGTGACACATAAACTCTGTCCTGAAGATCAATATTTGATTTTCGCGTCAGATGGTCTATGGGAGCATTTGAGTAATCAAGAAGCTGTGGATATGATTCACAACTCACCTCGAAGT GGTATAGCAAGAAGACTTGTCAAAGCTGCACTTAAAGAGGCAGCAAAGAAAAGAGAGATGAGGTACTCTGACCTGAAAAAGATTGATCGCGGAATCAGGAGACATTTTCATGATGATATAACTGTCATAGTTGTATTTCTTGATCCCACCATGATAAGTAAGAACTTCTA
- the LOC103987908 gene encoding protein RETARDED ROOT GROWTH-LIKE isoform X2, with protein sequence METSAFRALARHLKATLSSSSLPPLFSPLRRRPSKTLLPLALPGCRLSSAASLLRSAAGDRLARLFSSISSDQDLELREGKESPSSRSAEDEYKDPLLQAQQEKQSRFVPVKAYFLCTSIDLRSLQAQNATNVIPPSSRATNYVVLRYYDVKNGPQGYLKIVEKNASGLLPEMRKDDYAVVVKPNLETWMQGGVDYIALKSLDIDGVRTIGSVLGQSIALDYYIRQVDGMVAEFTDINRGLEKTGTFTMKRRKLFQLVGKANSNLADVILKLGLFERSDIAWKNANYAQIWEYLRDEYELTQRFGNLDFKLKFVEHNIRFLQDILQNRTSVFLEGLIILLITVAILISVYNVFCHPTPRILQPKAGTPKIVEGSAYYSN encoded by the exons ATGGAGACATCGGCGTTCCGCGCTCTCGCAAGGCATCTCAAGGCCAcgctctcctcttcttctctgccTCCTCTGTTCTCTCCCCTCCGGCGCCGCCCCTCCAAAACCCTACTCCCTCTCGCGCTCCCTGGCTGTCGCCTATCTAGTGCGGCTTCCCTCCTCCGCTCCGCCGCCGGAGATCGCCTCGCGAGGCTCTTCTCGTCCATCTCTTCCGACCAGGATCTCGAGTTGCGGGAGGGAAAGGAGTCCCCCTCGTCGCGCTCCGCGGAAGACGAGTACAAGGACCCGCTTTTGCAGGCCCAGCAGGAGAAACAGAGCCGATTCGTCCCCGTCAAGGCCTACTTCTTATGTACCAG CATTGATTTGAGGAGCCTGCAGGCCCAGAACGCGACCAACGTCATTCCGCCTTCCTCTCGTGCCACCAATTACGTTGTACTCCGATACTATGATGTTAAGAACGGTCCTCAG GGGTATCTGAAGATTGTTGAAAAAAATGCTTCCGGACTGCTACCAGAGATGAGAAAGGATG ATTATGCAGTAGTTGTAAAACCAAATCTGGAGACTTGGATGCAGGGTGGAGTCGACTATATAGCGCTTAAGTCTCTGGACATAGACGGTGTACGTACCATTGGAAGTGTTCTTGGTCAAAGCATTGCTCTGGATTACTACATCCGACAA GTTGATGGTATGGTTGCAGAGTTCACAGATATTAACCGTGGTTTGGAGAAAACTGGAACATttaccatgaaaaggagaaagctctTTCAGTTAGTGGGGAAAGCAAATTCTAATCTCGCTGATGTCATTCTTAAACTAGGGCTTTTTGAGAG GTCAGATATCGCCTGGAAGAATGCTAATTATGCACAGATATGGGAGTACCTACGGGATGAATATGAGCTAACACAGAGATTTGGAAATCTTGATTTTAAGTTGAAGTTTGTTGAG CATAATATTCGTTTCCTCCAGGATATTCTTCAGAATAGGACATCCGTTTTTCTGGAGGGCCTAATCATTCTTTTAATTACTGTGGCGATCCTCATTTCTGTGTATAATGTCTTTTGTCATCCAACACCAAGAATTCTGCAGCCAAAAGCAGGCACTCCGAAAATTGTTGAAGGATCTGCCTACTACAGCAATTAG
- the LOC135641529 gene encoding probable serine/threonine-protein kinase PBL7 isoform X1: MGGCFPCTGEPKTDDKDPPDLPTADKSKSNLSLDVKKETLMNDKKELSSSGSGCIAAQTFTFRELAAATKNFRADCLLGEGGFGRVYKGRLESSNQIVAIKQLDRNGLQGNREFLVEVLMLSLLHHPNLVSLIGYCADGDQRLLVYEYMPLGSLEDHLHDLSPDKKRLDWNTRMKIAAGAAKGLEYLHDKASPPVIYRDLKCSNILLDEGYHPKLSDFGLAKLGPVGDNTHVSTRVMGTYGYCAPEYAMTGQLTLKSDIYSFGVVLLELITGRRAIDNSRAAGEHNLVAWARPLFKDRRKFSQVADPVLQGQYPPRGLYQALAVAAMCVQEQPAMRPLIADVVTALTYLASQTYNPDNQLSQSTSRLATPGTPPRTRRDIERKSGY; this comes from the exons ATGGGAGGGTGCTTTCCCTGCACCGGAGAGCCGAAGACGGACGACAAGGATCCGCCCGACCTTCCGACAG CAGataaatcaaaatccaatctCTCGTTGGATGTTAAGAAAGAAACCTTAATGAATGATAAGAAAGAGCTGTCAAGTAGTGGATCAGGATGCATTGCTGCGCAGACATTTACATTTCGGGAACTGGCTGCAGCAACAAAGAATTTTAGAGCCGATTGCCTTCTGGGAGAAGGGGGATTTGGTCGAGTTTACAAGGGAAGATTAGAAAGTAGCAACCAG ATTGTGGCTATAAAGCAGCTTGATCGGAATGgcttgcaaggaaacagggaattTCTTGTTGAGGTTCTTATGTTGAGCCTACTTCACCATCCTAACCTTGTCAGCCTGATCGGCTATTGTGCAGACGGAGATCAAAGGCTTTTGGTTTATGAATATATGCCATTAGGATCACTGGAAGACCATCTTCACG ACCTTTCCCCAGACAAGAAGCGGCTTGACTGGAATACACGAATGAAAATAGCAGCTGGTGCAGCGAAAGGATTAGAGTATCTACATGATAAAGCCAGTCCTCCTGTTATATACCGTGATTTAAAATGCTCTAACATTTTGCTTGATGAGGGTTATCATCCTAAGTTGTCTGATTTTGGCTTGGCTAAGCTTGGTCCTGTAGGTGATAACACACATGTATCCACTAGGGTGATGGGTACATATGGATATTGTGCACCTGAATATGCAATGACAGGACAGTTGACACTAAAATCAGATATTTATAGCTTTGGAGTTGTTCTTTTAGAGCTTATCACTGGAAGAAGGGCGATTGACAATTCTAGAGCTGCAGGAGAGCACAATCTTGTTGCATGG GCACGACCATTGTTCAAAGACAGAAGAAAATTCTCACAGGTGGCTGATCCAGTGCTTCAGGGTCAGTATCCTCCAAGGGGTTTATATCAGGCGCTTGCAGTTGCTGCAATGTGTGTGCAGGAGCAACCAGCTATGCGGCCCCTAATAGCCGACGTCGTTACAGCTCTTACATACCTTGCTTCACAAACTTACAACCCCGACAACCAACTGAGTCAGAGCACCTCTCGCTTGGCCACACCGGGAACACCCCCTCGAACAAGAAGGGACATCGAGAGGAAGTCAGGATATTGA
- the LOC135639979 gene encoding large ribosomal subunit protein uL10c-like: MEASLCCFPNSKLPAPRTQTQSLALSRLCNPFSAPCGPRRKTLSSNTIVRAAISRAKKEETVETVKQQLEGCHLVAGICYKGLTVKQLQNIRTALPPTSRLIVAKNTLVGKAFEGTPWAAIAPCLKGMNAWLFVHSEEIPEALKPYRAFQREWKLEDNDFTGAVFEGRFYAPDEFKSLETMPSRAELYAKILGALQSPAISVVSTLQAPARDVVLVLKAYVKKLEEESGGAAAA, from the coding sequence ATGGAGGCCTCTCTCTGCTGCTTCCCCAACTCCAAGCTTCCTGCCCCGCGAACCCAGACGCAATCCCTTGCCCTCAGCCGTCTCTGCAACCCCTTCTCCGCCCCCTGCGGACCCCGCCGCAAAACCCTTTCCTCCAACACCATCGTCCGCGCCGCCATCAGCCGCGCCAAGAAGGAGGAGACGGTGGAGACCGTCAAGCAGCAGCTGGAGGGCTGCCACCTCGTTGCTGGCATTTGCTACAAGGGCCTCACTGTCAAGCAGCTGCAGAACATCCGCACCGCCCTCCCCCCTACCTCCCGCCTCATCGTCGCCAAAAACACCCTCGTCGGCAAGGCCTTCGAGGGCACCCCCTGGGCCGCCATCGCCCCCTGCCTCAAGGGCATGAACGCCTGGCTCTTTGTCCACTCCGAGGAGATCCCCGAGGCCCTCAAGCCCTACCGCGCCTTCCAGCGCGAGTGGAAGCTCGAGGACAACGACTTCACTGGTGCCGTCTTCGAGGGCCGCTTCTACGCGCCCGACGAGTTCAAGTCCCTGGAGACCATGCCCAGCCGCGCCGAGCTCTACGCCAAGATCCTAGGCGCCCTCCAGAGCCCCGCCATCTCCGTTGTCAGTACGCTCCAGGCTCCGGCCAGGGACGTCGTCCTCGTGCTCAAGGCCTACGTCAAGAAGCTCGAAGAAGAGAGCGGCGGCGCTGCAGCTGCGTAA
- the LOC103987907 gene encoding uncharacterized protein LOC103987907 has protein sequence MYLGLGRLVARIPLRPRCSKNDSRSPENGKNDKGDRLSTDWDKAWSKFRKKAKKSMFSELKPDKYVSWNPRRSDYPLSEEVDPIKRTERSNLMLWTSPKFTLVGAIIVVSMLLIYTLLAPLK, from the exons ATGTATCTAGGGCTGGGGAGACTCGTAGCGCGGATTCCCCTCCGACCTCGTTGCTCCAAGAACGACTCTCGATCCCCGGAGAATGGCAAGAACGATAAAG GTGATAGGCTGTCTACAGATTGGGACAAGGCCTGGTCTAAGTTTCGGAAGAAGGCAAAGAAATCTATGTTCTCCGAGTTGAAGCCAGACAAATATGTCAGCTGGAATCCAAGGCGTTCTGACTACCCATTGTCAGAAGAAGTAGATCCCATAAAAAGAACAGAGAGGTCCAACCTCATGTTATGGACAAGTCCAAAGTTTACCTTGGTTGGAGCTATCATTGTGGTCTCAATGCTTCTCATTTACACTCTTTTAGCCCCGCTTAAGTGA
- the LOC103987908 gene encoding protein RETARDED ROOT GROWTH-LIKE isoform X1, whose protein sequence is METSAFRALARHLKATLSSSSLPPLFSPLRRRPSKTLLPLALPGCRLSSAASLLRSAAGDRLARLFSSISSDQDLELREGKESPSSRSAEDEYKDPLLQAQQEKQSRFVPVKAYFLCTSIDLRSLQAQNATNVIPPSSRATNYVVLRYYDVKNGPQVMETGFPTESICRYMVVFHYGSTVLFNVSDHEAQGYLKIVEKNASGLLPEMRKDDYAVVVKPNLETWMQGGVDYIALKSLDIDGVRTIGSVLGQSIALDYYIRQVDGMVAEFTDINRGLEKTGTFTMKRRKLFQLVGKANSNLADVILKLGLFERSDIAWKNANYAQIWEYLRDEYELTQRFGNLDFKLKFVEHNIRFLQDILQNRTSVFLEGLIILLITVAILISVYNVFCHPTPRILQPKAGTPKIVEGSAYYSN, encoded by the exons ATGGAGACATCGGCGTTCCGCGCTCTCGCAAGGCATCTCAAGGCCAcgctctcctcttcttctctgccTCCTCTGTTCTCTCCCCTCCGGCGCCGCCCCTCCAAAACCCTACTCCCTCTCGCGCTCCCTGGCTGTCGCCTATCTAGTGCGGCTTCCCTCCTCCGCTCCGCCGCCGGAGATCGCCTCGCGAGGCTCTTCTCGTCCATCTCTTCCGACCAGGATCTCGAGTTGCGGGAGGGAAAGGAGTCCCCCTCGTCGCGCTCCGCGGAAGACGAGTACAAGGACCCGCTTTTGCAGGCCCAGCAGGAGAAACAGAGCCGATTCGTCCCCGTCAAGGCCTACTTCTTATGTACCAG CATTGATTTGAGGAGCCTGCAGGCCCAGAACGCGACCAACGTCATTCCGCCTTCCTCTCGTGCCACCAATTACGTTGTACTCCGATACTATGATGTTAAGAACGGTCCTCAG GTAATGGAGACTGGTTTTCCAACTGAAAGCATTTGTCGGTATATGGTAGTGTTTCATTATGGTTCTACCGTGTTGTTTAATGTTTCTGACCATGAAGCTCAGGGGTATCTGAAGATTGTTGAAAAAAATGCTTCCGGACTGCTACCAGAGATGAGAAAGGATG ATTATGCAGTAGTTGTAAAACCAAATCTGGAGACTTGGATGCAGGGTGGAGTCGACTATATAGCGCTTAAGTCTCTGGACATAGACGGTGTACGTACCATTGGAAGTGTTCTTGGTCAAAGCATTGCTCTGGATTACTACATCCGACAA GTTGATGGTATGGTTGCAGAGTTCACAGATATTAACCGTGGTTTGGAGAAAACTGGAACATttaccatgaaaaggagaaagctctTTCAGTTAGTGGGGAAAGCAAATTCTAATCTCGCTGATGTCATTCTTAAACTAGGGCTTTTTGAGAG GTCAGATATCGCCTGGAAGAATGCTAATTATGCACAGATATGGGAGTACCTACGGGATGAATATGAGCTAACACAGAGATTTGGAAATCTTGATTTTAAGTTGAAGTTTGTTGAG CATAATATTCGTTTCCTCCAGGATATTCTTCAGAATAGGACATCCGTTTTTCTGGAGGGCCTAATCATTCTTTTAATTACTGTGGCGATCCTCATTTCTGTGTATAATGTCTTTTGTCATCCAACACCAAGAATTCTGCAGCCAAAAGCAGGCACTCCGAAAATTGTTGAAGGATCTGCCTACTACAGCAATTAG